GCCACGCCCAGCAGGTCCCAGCGGCCGGGGCGGATGCCATCCACCACCCACAGCCACGCCAGCGCGGTGCCGATGTATACCCCGCCGTACGCAGCGTAGACACGCCCGCTGGCAGCCGGGTGCAGGGTCAGCAGCCACGCGAACAGGGCCAGGCTGGCGGCGGCCGGCAACAGCAGCCAGGCGCTGCCATCGCGGCGCAGCCACAACCACGGCAGGTAGCAGCCGACAATCTCGGCCACGGCGGTCAGCACGAACAGCAGCAAGGTTTTCACGGCTTGGCTTCGGCGGCCTTGGCCTGTTCCCACAGGCGCTCCTGCGCCTCCAGGTCCAACCCGGCCATCGATGCGCCCGCGGCCGCCGCCTGCGCTTCCATGGCGCGGAAGCGCCGTTCGAACTTGTGGTTGGCGTGGCGCAGCGCGGCACCGACGTCGACCTTGGCGTGCCGCGCCAGGTTGGCGCAGACGAACAGCAGGTCGCCCAGCTCCTCCTCCAGCCGCGCCTGGTTGTCCTGTACCGGACCGCGCGCGAATTCCGCCGCTACCTCGTCCAGTTCCTCACGCACTTTGTCCAGCACCGGCGCCGGGCCCGGCCAGTCGAAGCCCACCCGCGCCGCACGCGCCTGCAGCTTCACCGCCCGCTGCCACTCGGGCAGCCCGCGCGAGATGCCGGCCAGCGCGGACGTGTCGGCGTCGCCCTTGGCGGCGCGCTCGGCGCGCTTGATCGATTCCCAGTTGCTGTTGACGTCTTCAGCCCCATCGACCTGCACCTGCGCGAACACGTGCGGGTGGCGGCGCTGCATCTTGTCGCTGATCGCGCGGGCGACATCGGCAAAGCCGAACGCGCCCTGCTCGCTGGCCATCTGCGCATGGAACACCACCTGCAGCAGCAGGTCGCCCAGTTCGTCGCAGAGGTCGTCCAGGTCGCCACGGTCGATCGCGTCGGCGACCTCGTAGGCTTCTTCGATGGTGTACGGGGCAATGCTGGCGAAATCCTGCTGCAGGTCCCACGGGCAACCCTGCAGCGGATCGCGCAGGCGCGCCATGATGCCCAGCAGGCGGTCCAGTTCGGCGGGTGCGGACATCGGTGCTCCGGTCAGGCGGGAATCCAGGTACGCCACGGCAGGCGGGTGTCGCCCAGCGCGATGAAATCGCCGTTCAACAGGGTTTCGCGGCGGTTATAGCGGAACGGCTTGCCGGTAGCGGCCGACAGCACCGCACCGCCTGCGGCGTGCAGCACGCACTGGCCGGCGGCGGTATCCCATTCGGCGGTTGGCCCCAGCCGCGGGTACACGTCCAGTGTGCCTTCGGCCAGACGGCAGAATTTGAGCGACGAGCCCTGCGCGACGACCTCGATCTCGCCCATGCGATCCAGCAGTGCCTGGGTTTCCGGGCTGCGGTGCGAGCGACTGGCGGCCACCTGCAGCGGCGGCGCCGCCGGGGTGCGGGTGCGCAGCACCGAGTCATGCATGCCGTCACGGCGATAGGCGAGCTCGCCGCGCATGGCGTGCCAGGCCACCCCGCTGACCGGCGCCAGCACCACGCCGAACGCCGGCGCGCCCTGGTAGATCAGGGCGATGTTGACGCTGAATTCGTCGTTGCGCTTGACGAACTCACGGGTGCCATCGAGCGGGTCCACCAGCCAGTAAGCGCCCCAGTGCCGGCGCACCTCCCACGGCACCTGCGCCGATTCCTCGGACAGGATCGGCAGGTCCGGGGTCAGCTGGCCCAGCCCGCGCAGGATCACCTGGTTGGCGGCCAGGTCGGCGGCGGTGACCGGGCTGTGGTCGGATTTGATCTCCACGTCGAACGGCGTGGCATACACCGCCATGATGGCGGCGGCGGCGTCCTGGGCAATTGCAATCACCGTTTCGCGCAGATCGGTGGTGAGTTTGATCATTCCCCGCGTTCCAGCCACTGGCGGGCAATGAACAACGCCGCCAGCGAACGCCCTTCGGAAAAGTCCTCGCGCAGCATCAGCCGGTCGAGCTCGGCGATTTTCCACGGCACCACTTCCAGCTCTTCGGGCTCATCGCCAACCAAGCGCTCGGGGTAGAGGTCGCGGGCCACCACCAGGTGCGACAGGTGGCTCATGTAGGTCGGGGCCAGGGTCATGGCGCGCAGCACGTCCAGGCGGCGCGCGCCGTAACCGGCTTCTTCCTTCAGCTCGCG
This is a stretch of genomic DNA from Stenotrophomonas rhizophila. It encodes these proteins:
- the cysQ gene encoding 3'(2'),5'-bisphosphate nucleotidase CysQ, translating into MIKLTTDLRETVIAIAQDAAAAIMAVYATPFDVEIKSDHSPVTAADLAANQVILRGLGQLTPDLPILSEESAQVPWEVRRHWGAYWLVDPLDGTREFVKRNDEFSVNIALIYQGAPAFGVVLAPVSGVAWHAMRGELAYRRDGMHDSVLRTRTPAAPPLQVAASRSHRSPETQALLDRMGEIEVVAQGSSLKFCRLAEGTLDVYPRLGPTAEWDTAAGQCVLHAAGGAVLSAATGKPFRYNRRETLLNGDFIALGDTRLPWRTWIPA
- the nudE gene encoding ADP compounds hydrolase NudE; translated protein: MTRPLPTIHQITDEESGPFQRQHLDLEFSNGERRRFERLVSRGHGAVVVVPMLDDQTVLLVREYAAGVHRYELGLVKGRIDAGETPEQAADRELKEEAGYGARRLDVLRAMTLAPTYMSHLSHLVVARDLYPERLVGDEPEELEVVPWKIAELDRLMLREDFSEGRSLAALFIARQWLERGE
- a CDS encoding YnfA family protein; translated protein: MKTLLLFVLTAVAEIVGCYLPWLWLRRDGSAWLLLPAAASLALFAWLLTLHPAASGRVYAAYGGVYIGTALAWLWVVDGIRPGRWDLLGVALCLAGMAVIMFAPRAG
- the mazG gene encoding nucleoside triphosphate pyrophosphohydrolase, which produces MSAPAELDRLLGIMARLRDPLQGCPWDLQQDFASIAPYTIEEAYEVADAIDRGDLDDLCDELGDLLLQVVFHAQMASEQGAFGFADVARAISDKMQRRHPHVFAQVQVDGAEDVNSNWESIKRAERAAKGDADTSALAGISRGLPEWQRAVKLQARAARVGFDWPGPAPVLDKVREELDEVAAEFARGPVQDNQARLEEELGDLLFVCANLARHAKVDVGAALRHANHKFERRFRAMEAQAAAAGASMAGLDLEAQERLWEQAKAAEAKP